From Polaribacter butkevichii, a single genomic window includes:
- the ettA gene encoding energy-dependent translational throttle protein EttA, whose product MSDDKKVIFSMNKLSKTYQSTGKQVLKDIYLSFFYGAKIGILGLNGSGKSTLLKIIAGVEKNYQGDVTFSPGYKVGYLEQEPQLDPEKTVLEIVKEGVAETVAILDEYNKINDMFGLEEVYSDADKMEKLMAQQAELQDKIDAANAWELDTKLEIAMDALRTPDSDKKIGVLSGGEKRRVALCRLLLQEPEILLLDEPTNHLDAESVHWLEHHLAQYKGTVIAVTHDRYFLDNVAGWILELDRGEGIPWKGNYSSWLDQKSQRMAQESKTASKRQKTLERELDWVRQGAKGRQTKQKARLKNYDKLMSQDQKQVDEKLEIYIPNGPRLGTNVIEASGVSKAFGDKLLYDNLEFNLPQAGIVGIIGPNGAGKTTIFKMIMGEEAPDAGSFKVGETARIAYVDQAHSDIDPEKTIWENFSDGQDLVMMGGKQVNSRAYLSRFNFSGSEQNKKVNTLSGGERNRLHLAMTLKEEGNVLLLDEPTNDLDVNTLRALEEGLENFAGCAVVISHDRWFLDRICTHILAFEGNSEVYFFEGGFSEYEENKKKRLGGDLMPKRIKYRKLIR is encoded by the coding sequence ATGAGCGACGATAAGAAAGTAATCTTTTCGATGAATAAGTTGTCTAAAACTTATCAATCAACCGGAAAGCAAGTTTTAAAAGATATATATTTAAGTTTCTTTTATGGAGCAAAAATTGGTATTCTAGGTTTAAATGGATCTGGTAAATCAACTTTATTAAAAATTATAGCAGGTGTAGAAAAGAACTATCAAGGAGATGTTACTTTTTCACCAGGTTATAAAGTAGGATATTTAGAACAAGAACCACAGTTAGATCCAGAAAAAACCGTTTTAGAAATTGTAAAAGAAGGAGTTGCAGAAACTGTTGCAATTTTAGATGAGTACAATAAAATAAACGACATGTTTGGGTTAGAAGAAGTATATTCTGATGCAGACAAGATGGAAAAACTAATGGCACAACAAGCTGAGTTGCAAGATAAAATTGATGCAGCTAATGCTTGGGAATTAGATACCAAATTAGAAATTGCCATGGATGCTTTAAGAACTCCAGATTCTGATAAAAAAATTGGAGTACTTTCTGGAGGAGAAAAAAGACGTGTTGCACTGTGTAGATTATTATTACAAGAACCAGAAATTTTATTATTAGATGAGCCTACCAACCATTTAGATGCAGAGTCTGTACACTGGTTAGAGCATCATTTAGCACAATATAAAGGAACCGTAATTGCTGTAACGCATGATAGATATTTCTTAGATAACGTTGCTGGTTGGATTTTAGAATTAGATAGAGGAGAAGGAATTCCTTGGAAAGGAAATTACTCTTCTTGGTTAGATCAAAAATCTCAGAGAATGGCACAAGAAAGTAAAACAGCTTCTAAGCGTCAAAAAACTTTAGAAAGAGAGTTAGATTGGGTTCGTCAAGGAGCAAAAGGTCGTCAAACAAAGCAAAAAGCGCGTTTGAAAAATTATGACAAGTTAATGAGTCAAGACCAAAAGCAAGTAGATGAAAAATTAGAAATCTATATTCCAAATGGACCACGTTTAGGAACAAATGTAATTGAAGCAAGTGGGGTTTCTAAAGCATTTGGAGACAAGTTATTATACGATAATTTAGAATTTAATCTTCCACAAGCAGGAATTGTTGGTATTATTGGTCCCAATGGTGCTGGTAAAACCACTATCTTTAAAATGATTATGGGAGAAGAAGCACCTGATGCAGGAAGCTTTAAGGTAGGTGAAACCGCTAGAATTGCATATGTAGATCAAGCACACTCAGATATTGATCCAGAAAAAACAATTTGGGAAAATTTTTCTGACGGACAAGATTTAGTAATGATGGGAGGTAAGCAAGTAAATTCTCGTGCATATTTAAGCCGTTTTAATTTTTCTGGAAGCGAGCAAAATAAAAAAGTAAACACACTTTCTGGTGGAGAACGTAACCGTTTGCATTTAGCAATGACGTTAAAAGAAGAAGGAAACGTTTTACTTTTAGATGAGCCAACAAATGATTTGGATGTAAATACTCTAAGAGCTTTAGAGGAAGGTTTAGAAAACTTTGCAGGTTGTGCAGTTGTAATTAGTCACGATAGATGGTTTTTAGATAGAATTTGTACACACATTTTAGCCTTTGAAGGTAATAGTGAGGTGTACTTCTTTGAAGGAGGTTTCTCTGAATATGAAGAAAATAAAAAGAAACGTTTGGGTGGAGATTTAATGCCAAAACGTATTAAATATAGAAAGTTAATTAGATAA
- a CDS encoding DinB family protein produces MIEAIEQNLQRGIQLLKNISDEQYSNKTVAPYNSSIGCHMRHVLDVFSCLLKGLDAKSVDFSIRERNECAEQETRVGIEYFESVIHQLKKIKQEDFNTIIKVSDNMGLGKETANYSLAAALMQAQSHAIHHYASIGYLIYQLGIELPNSDFGYNPTTPKKGMCLKN; encoded by the coding sequence ATGATTGAAGCGATTGAGCAAAACTTACAAAGAGGAATTCAACTATTAAAAAATATTTCTGACGAACAATATTCAAACAAAACAGTAGCACCTTACAATTCTAGTATTGGTTGCCATATGCGTCATGTTTTAGATGTTTTTTCTTGTCTTTTAAAAGGTTTAGACGCCAAAAGTGTCGATTTTTCTATAAGAGAAAGAAATGAATGCGCAGAACAAGAAACACGTGTAGGAATCGAATATTTTGAATCTGTAATTCATCAACTTAAAAAAATAAAACAAGAAGATTTTAATACAATTATTAAAGTTTCTGACAATATGGGCTTGGGTAAAGAAACGGCTAATTATAGTCTTGCAGCAGCACTAATGCAAGCACAAAGCCATGCAATACATCATTATGCAAGTATTGGTTACCTTATTTATCAATTAGGTATTGAGTTGCCAAATTCAGATTTTGGTTACAACCCAACTACTCCTAAAAAAGGTATGTGTTTAAAAAATTAA
- a CDS encoding response regulator: MLEKILVVEDFDVINSGIKIALDELNIKQVDFISYCDEALLKIKKANLDGKPYQLVISDLSFKNDGTPQELNSGDELIEKIREEFPDLKIIVFSVEDKSYRIQNLYKNLKIQGYVWKSRNGLKELKNAIKIVSSSDQFYISPDLNVAIHPKKTIEITDFDIFIIDALSKGLVQEAISKNLKEKGMSPSSISAIEKRLKILKEHFNANNPAHLVAIAKDFGLI; the protein is encoded by the coding sequence ATGTTAGAAAAAATTTTAGTTGTAGAAGATTTTGATGTTATTAATAGCGGAATTAAAATTGCTTTAGACGAGCTTAACATTAAACAAGTAGATTTTATTTCATATTGTGATGAAGCTTTATTAAAAATTAAAAAAGCCAATTTAGATGGTAAACCTTACCAGTTAGTTATTTCTGATTTATCTTTTAAAAATGATGGTACTCCACAAGAGTTAAATTCTGGAGATGAACTTATAGAAAAAATACGTGAAGAATTTCCTGATTTAAAAATTATAGTTTTTTCTGTGGAAGACAAATCTTACCGAATTCAAAATTTATACAAGAATTTAAAAATTCAGGGTTATGTTTGGAAAAGTAGAAACGGATTAAAAGAATTAAAAAACGCTATTAAAATAGTATCTAGTTCAGATCAATTTTACATTTCACCCGATTTAAATGTTGCAATTCATCCTAAAAAAACGATTGAAATTACAGATTTTGATATTTTTATAATAGATGCCTTATCTAAAGGACTGGTTCAAGAAGCTATTAGTAAGAATTTAAAAGAAAAAGGAATGTCTCCTTCTAGTATTAGTGCTATTGAAAAAAGATTAAAAATTTTAAAAGAACATTTTAACGCAAATAATCCTGCGCATTTGGTAGCTATTGCTAAAGATTTTGGGCTTATTTAG
- the murQ gene encoding N-acetylmuramic acid 6-phosphate etherase, which translates to MTFIRTTEQDSNYNHLEKMTVKELLSNINNEDKTVPFAVEKALPQIEALTEQLVMKLQDGGRLFYLGAGTSGRLGVVDASECPPTFGVPHELVVGIIAGGDIAIRKAVEFAEDSTNQGWLDLQKHNITNKDVVVGIAASGTTPYVIAALEECNKNNITTGCIACNKNSPLGQVSQFPVEVVVGPEFVTGSSRMKAGTAQKLVLNMLSTATMIQLGKIKGNKMVDMQLSNKKLVERGEKMLAKELNIDLSEASKLLAEFGNVRNAITNYKK; encoded by the coding sequence ATGACTTTTATAAGAACAACAGAGCAAGATTCTAACTACAATCATTTAGAAAAAATGACTGTAAAAGAATTATTAAGCAACATTAATAACGAAGATAAAACAGTGCCTTTTGCTGTAGAAAAGGCTTTACCACAAATTGAGGCTTTAACAGAACAACTTGTAATGAAGTTACAAGATGGCGGAAGATTGTTTTATTTAGGAGCTGGTACTTCTGGTAGATTAGGTGTTGTAGACGCCTCTGAATGTCCGCCAACTTTTGGCGTACCGCATGAACTTGTTGTGGGTATTATTGCAGGTGGAGATATTGCTATTAGAAAAGCCGTTGAATTTGCAGAAGATTCTACAAACCAAGGTTGGCTAGATTTGCAAAAACATAACATTACTAATAAAGATGTTGTTGTGGGTATTGCTGCATCGGGCACAACGCCGTATGTTATTGCAGCTTTAGAAGAATGTAATAAAAACAACATTACTACAGGTTGTATTGCTTGCAATAAAAATAGTCCTTTAGGGCAGGTTTCTCAATTTCCGGTAGAAGTTGTTGTGGGACCAGAATTTGTTACAGGAAGCTCTAGAATGAAAGCAGGAACAGCACAAAAGCTAGTTTTAAACATGCTTTCTACCGCTACAATGATTCAATTAGGAAAAATTAAAGGCAATAAAATGGTAGACATGCAGCTTTCTAATAAGAAATTAGTAGAAAGAGGTGAAAAAATGTTAGCTAAAGAATTAAATATCGACCTATCGGAAGCAAGTAAATTGTTAGCTGAATTTGGTAATGTTAGAAATGCTATTACAAACTATAAAAAATGA
- a CDS encoding DUF6095 family protein yields the protein MSTNLNLLGKGLKYLGLLIFLFIASPITLTMGFKALKKFNNTPQEYVAYLILLAAAILIIFTIYFAFKTFNILLKAIFNN from the coding sequence ATGAGTACTAATTTAAATTTATTAGGTAAAGGTTTAAAATACTTAGGTCTTTTAATTTTTCTTTTTATAGCCTCGCCAATAACACTAACTATGGGGTTTAAAGCTTTAAAAAAGTTTAACAATACCCCTCAAGAATATGTAGCTTACCTAATTCTTTTAGCAGCAGCTATTTTAATAATTTTTACTATTTACTTTGCTTTTAAAACTTTTAATATACTACTAAAAGCTATTTTTAATAATTAA
- a CDS encoding tetratricopeptide repeat-containing sensor histidine kinase has protein sequence MKLKFLFLFYFIIFLNNNLFSFQDKSINSTFDSIYKKVLHHSKKRQNNKALFYAHQLLIEAKKNKNIKQQAKSYNKLAIYNYRENFNDSAFYYYRKSKELYIQLGDSINIGMNLLNIGIIESDYGSYSASDSTLVESIKYVKGKRDRTMASAYNCLAINAKDRFLYTDAITYYNKALEFSTKKSSKNIYKNNLANVYKELKNYPKSILILENLLKDSITDQKTKARIIDNLAHIKWLNKSKENVLKELLLAVSIREKLNDNSGLIASYNHLSDYFRDNNKLQSLFYANKMYEVAKKEKATNGLLESIDIIVSLQKPEKSIKYYKESIHLRDSLQEEETKRQYKFAKIKYNYEEEQKQKQKFKTLATESKLVVEQQRNEKKNIIIIGVLLTFGFIFLIYRRKYQYQKRILQETYDTETRIAKKLHDELGNDIFNTLTKVQNAKIKKAEIINDLDKIYLQTRAISHENDCIETGSDFENYFRNLVAGYNSNTCKIILKDLSVLDLNNLKKEKQVVIYRVFNELFVNMKKHSKASLVVLSCKKTKHNIEMIYADNGIGFNENTIILKNGLKNMETRIKTIKGTINFENKPNKGLKVNIHFKN, from the coding sequence ATGAAATTAAAATTTTTATTCCTCTTTTATTTTATTATTTTTCTAAATAATAATCTTTTTTCTTTTCAAGATAAATCAATAAATAGCACTTTTGATAGTATTTATAAAAAAGTTCTTCATCACAGTAAAAAAAGACAAAATAACAAGGCTTTATTTTATGCACATCAATTGCTTATAGAAGCAAAAAAGAATAAAAATATAAAGCAACAAGCTAAGTCATATAACAAACTAGCAATTTATAATTATAGAGAAAATTTTAATGATAGCGCGTTCTATTATTATAGAAAATCTAAAGAACTATATATACAATTAGGCGACAGTATAAATATAGGTATGAATCTATTAAATATAGGTATTATAGAGTCTGATTATGGAAGCTATTCTGCAAGTGACTCTACATTGGTGGAGTCTATAAAATATGTAAAAGGTAAAAGAGATAGAACCATGGCTTCTGCTTATAATTGTTTAGCCATAAATGCAAAAGATAGGTTTTTATATACCGATGCAATTACTTATTACAATAAAGCGCTAGAGTTTTCAACAAAAAAAAGCTCAAAAAACATTTATAAAAATAACTTGGCTAATGTTTATAAAGAACTTAAAAACTATCCCAAATCAATTTTAATTCTAGAAAATTTATTAAAAGATTCAATTACCGATCAAAAAACAAAAGCTAGAATTATTGATAATTTAGCTCATATTAAATGGTTAAATAAATCAAAAGAAAATGTTTTAAAAGAATTACTGTTAGCAGTATCCATTAGAGAAAAACTAAATGATAATTCTGGTTTAATTGCCAGTTATAATCATTTATCAGATTATTTTAGAGACAATAATAAATTACAATCACTTTTTTATGCAAATAAGATGTATGAAGTTGCTAAAAAGGAAAAAGCTACCAATGGGCTTTTAGAATCTATAGATATAATTGTATCACTTCAAAAACCAGAAAAATCAATAAAGTATTATAAAGAAAGCATTCATTTAAGAGATAGTTTACAGGAAGAAGAAACTAAGCGTCAATATAAATTTGCTAAAATTAAATACAATTACGAAGAAGAACAAAAGCAAAAACAAAAATTTAAAACCCTAGCTACAGAAAGTAAATTAGTTGTAGAACAACAACGTAATGAGAAAAAAAACATTATTATTATAGGAGTTTTGTTAACTTTTGGATTCATATTTTTAATTTATAGAAGAAAATATCAATACCAAAAAAGAATTTTGCAAGAGACGTATGATACGGAAACTAGAATTGCAAAAAAATTACATGATGAACTTGGTAATGATATTTTTAATACCCTTACAAAGGTGCAAAATGCTAAAATTAAAAAAGCAGAAATTATAAACGATTTAGATAAAATATACTTACAAACTCGGGCAATTTCACATGAGAACGATTGCATTGAAACAGGATCTGATTTTGAAAATTATTTTAGAAACCTTGTAGCAGGATATAATTCTAACACCTGTAAAATTATTTTAAAAGATTTATCCGTGTTAGATTTAAATAATTTAAAGAAAGAGAAACAAGTTGTAATCTATAGAGTTTTTAACGAGTTGTTTGTAAACATGAAAAAGCACAGTAAAGCGAGTTTAGTGGTTTTATCTTGTAAGAAAACAAAGCATAATATAGAAATGATTTATGCTGATAATGGAATAGGATTTAACGAGAATACCATTATTTTAAAAAATGGACTTAAAAATATGGAAACCCGTATAAAAACTATTAAAGGAACCATTAATTTTGAAAATAAGCCCAATAAAGGTTTAAAAGTTAATATCCATTTTAAAAATTAA
- a CDS encoding TonB-dependent receptor, with product MFRFKKLLFLVFLLSFTAFSQEKYTVSGTIYDDSNNETLIGVSIYFPELNTGTTTNEYGFYSVTFPEGTYKVQVSYLGYSTLVETINFKEKGTKNFKLKEEAESLDEIVIEGNVENLNVRTPQMSVNKLTSATIKQIPVVLGEADIIKSLILLPGVTSAGEGASGFNVRGGAADQNLILLDEAIVFNSSHLFGFFSIFNPDVIKDVKLYKGGIPAKYGGRLSSVLDIYQKEGNSKEFNVTGGIGLVSSRLLIEGPIKKEKISFLVGGRSSYAHLFLPLFDNDNTAYFYDLNTKVNYRINDRNSLFFSGYFGKDVFGISDNFVNTYGNKVGNLRWNHLFSDKLFSNLSLIYSDYFYGLTLDFVGFEWDSGITNYNLKYDFKHYLNNKIKLSYGINNIYNKFNPGEIIPNRDDSGIVPEKLIDKYANEFAAYIDAEHKINDKLRLQYGIRYSNFTRLGQDELNIYTNDEAVIYNNEFKKYESAEAIGTESFKRSDVISSFNNLEPRVSMSYILDDNTSVKASYNRMAQYLHLLSNTSSPTPLDVWTPSGKYIKPQLLDQYAIGYFKSLKGGDYSIETEVFYKDIQNRIDYINGANLIANNEIETVILNGKSRAYGLELLLKKNSGKLNGWLAYTLSRSEQLTQGRTADEPGINSGQWYNTPYDKTHDFSINASYELNEKWKFNTNFVFQTGQPTNYPVGQYSIQGLNVPIYDDNRRNADRLPTYHRLDVSATLTPEKNKNRKWQGEWVFGIYNLYGRQNAASINFTQNRETYKNEAIQTSIFGLVPSVTYNFKF from the coding sequence ATGTTTCGTTTTAAAAAATTACTCTTTTTAGTATTCTTACTAAGCTTTACAGCCTTTAGTCAAGAAAAATATACAGTTAGTGGAACTATTTATGATGATAGTAATAATGAAACTTTAATAGGAGTTTCTATTTACTTTCCCGAATTAAACACAGGCACCACAACCAATGAATACGGATTCTATTCTGTAACTTTCCCCGAAGGCACTTACAAAGTACAAGTAAGTTACTTAGGCTATTCTACCCTTGTTGAAACTATCAATTTTAAAGAAAAGGGAACTAAAAACTTTAAATTAAAAGAAGAAGCAGAAAGTTTAGATGAAATAGTAATAGAAGGCAATGTAGAAAACCTTAATGTTAGAACGCCACAAATGAGTGTAAACAAACTAACCTCCGCAACCATAAAACAAATACCTGTTGTTTTAGGAGAAGCAGATATTATTAAATCTCTAATTCTATTACCTGGTGTTACAAGTGCTGGCGAAGGAGCTTCTGGCTTTAATGTTAGAGGTGGCGCTGCAGACCAAAATTTAATTTTATTAGATGAAGCCATTGTTTTTAATTCTTCTCACCTTTTTGGTTTTTTCTCTATTTTTAATCCAGATGTAATTAAAGATGTAAAATTATATAAAGGAGGAATTCCTGCAAAATACGGAGGAAGATTATCATCCGTATTAGATATTTATCAAAAAGAAGGAAACAGTAAAGAATTTAATGTTACAGGTGGTATTGGCTTGGTTTCCTCTAGATTATTAATAGAAGGTCCTATCAAAAAAGAAAAAATTTCATTCTTAGTAGGTGGTAGATCTTCTTATGCACATTTATTTTTACCGTTATTTGATAATGATAACACCGCTTATTTTTACGATTTAAATACAAAGGTAAATTACCGTATTAACGATAGAAATAGCCTTTTCTTTTCTGGATATTTTGGTAAAGACGTTTTTGGCATTAGTGATAACTTTGTAAATACCTACGGAAACAAAGTAGGTAACTTACGTTGGAATCACCTTTTTTCTGACAAGCTATTCTCTAACTTATCTTTAATTTATTCTGATTATTTCTACGGATTAACTTTAGACTTTGTTGGTTTCGAGTGGGATTCTGGTATAACTAATTACAACCTTAAATACGATTTTAAGCACTACCTTAACAATAAAATAAAACTAAGTTATGGTATTAACAATATCTACAACAAGTTTAATCCTGGAGAAATTATTCCTAACAGAGATGACTCCGGAATTGTGCCTGAAAAATTAATTGATAAATATGCCAACGAATTTGCCGCTTATATAGATGCAGAACACAAAATAAACGACAAACTGAGATTGCAATACGGAATTCGCTACAGCAACTTTACAAGATTGGGGCAAGATGAATTAAATATCTACACCAATGATGAAGCTGTAATTTATAATAACGAATTTAAAAAATATGAATCTGCAGAAGCAATTGGCACAGAATCGTTTAAAAGAAGTGATGTAATAAGTAGTTTTAACAACTTAGAACCAAGAGTTTCTATGTCTTACATTTTAGATGATAATACCTCTGTAAAAGCCAGTTATAATAGAATGGCACAGTACTTACACCTGTTATCTAACACGTCATCCCCTACTCCATTAGATGTTTGGACACCAAGTGGAAAATATATAAAACCTCAACTATTAGATCAATATGCTATTGGTTATTTTAAATCTTTAAAAGGAGGAGATTATTCAATAGAAACCGAAGTTTTCTATAAAGACATTCAAAATAGAATCGATTATATAAATGGTGCTAATTTAATTGCCAATAATGAAATTGAAACCGTAATTCTTAACGGAAAATCTAGAGCTTACGGTTTAGAACTTTTATTAAAAAAGAATTCTGGAAAACTAAATGGTTGGCTTGCCTACACCTTATCTAGGTCAGAGCAATTAACACAAGGTAGAACAGCAGATGAACCAGGAATTAACAGTGGTCAATGGTATAATACTCCCTATGATAAAACACACGATTTTTCTATAAATGCCAGTTACGAGCTAAATGAAAAATGGAAATTCAATACAAATTTTGTTTTTCAAACTGGGCAACCTACAAATTACCCCGTAGGTCAATACTCAATACAAGGTTTAAATGTACCTATTTATGATGATAATAGAAGAAATGCAGACAGATTACCTACGTATCATAGATTAGATGTTTCTGCTACATTGACTCCCGAAAAAAATAAAAATAGAAAATGGCAAGGAGAATGGGTATTTGGTATTTACAATCTATATGGTCGTCAAAATGCTGCTTCTATCAACTTTACTCAAAATAGAGAAACCTACAAAAACGAAGCCATACAAACTTCTATTTTCGGTCTAGTGCCTTCTGTTACTTATAATTTTAAATTTTAG
- a CDS encoding DUF6695 family protein — translation MSVQNTDGIIVILSYPDTIVRPAYWETLSNFWPMIGIGGKHAVQAGHAALLLIKKGCSEINYFDFGRYITSYGNGRVRSKEIDPDVAISIEAKFKDDKLNNLKEILLWIENHPEKTHGDGRLVASIHTEIDFTKAYNFIHQLINQKEIPYGAFIKNGTNCARFVTDTIIASSANKKINKLLKKSNLFTPSPIGNVIKGNTNNSIYNIYKQEITTYKNRSIVKEYRASFFNKFEGEPNLIGTELPNKQVFELNNGTWLGGIGSGAWFKIEAKVNTATYKIARYTADGKKDFEGVFSINKTCFNPLTAHQFMHPTNCKEVFIQQKDKTYHLKRFH, via the coding sequence ATGAGCGTACAAAATACCGACGGAATTATAGTAATACTATCTTACCCAGACACCATTGTAAGGCCCGCTTATTGGGAAACCTTAAGTAATTTTTGGCCAATGATTGGTATTGGCGGTAAACATGCGGTACAAGCGGGTCATGCTGCTTTATTACTGATTAAAAAAGGATGTTCTGAAATTAATTATTTTGATTTTGGACGCTATATTACCAGTTACGGAAATGGTAGAGTTCGGTCTAAAGAAATAGATCCGGATGTTGCCATTTCTATAGAAGCTAAATTTAAAGATGATAAGCTAAACAATCTTAAAGAAATTTTACTTTGGATAGAAAATCATCCAGAAAAAACACATGGTGATGGTAGATTAGTGGCTAGTATTCACACAGAAATTGATTTTACCAAGGCTTATAACTTTATCCATCAATTAATTAATCAAAAAGAAATTCCTTATGGTGCTTTTATAAAAAATGGCACCAATTGTGCACGCTTTGTAACGGATACTATTATTGCATCTTCAGCTAATAAAAAGATTAATAAGTTGTTAAAAAAGTCGAACTTATTTACGCCTAGCCCTATTGGAAATGTAATTAAAGGAAATACAAACAATAGTATTTACAACATCTACAAACAAGAAATTACAACGTACAAAAATAGGTCTATCGTTAAAGAATATAGAGCTTCCTTTTTTAATAAGTTTGAAGGAGAACCGAATTTAATTGGTACAGAATTACCAAATAAACAGGTGTTTGAGCTTAACAACGGAACTTGGTTAGGCGGAATTGGAAGTGGCGCTTGGTTTAAAATAGAAGCAAAAGTAAATACAGCTACTTATAAAATAGCGAGATATACTGCAGATGGAAAAAAAGATTTTGAAGGTGTTTTCTCTATTAATAAAACATGTTTTAATCCGTTAACAGCACATCAATTTATGCACCCTACAAATTGTAAAGAAGTTTTTATTCAACAAAAAGATAAAACATACCACTTAAAAAGATTTCATTAA
- a CDS encoding DUF4249 family protein encodes MKKIYILSVLMVLLFANCEKVVDINVPSIEPKLIIDASFDVLFDESPVTASTIVRLSLSADYFDEEIPKVTNAIVFVTNLSNNTVINFYDNNLDGNYKPLFSFIPEDDVQYELTVIYNNETYKGKATKVKSTPLTNVVQGDETLFSGEETELKVTFKDEPIVENYYLFNFDRSLFLSIDDRFFNGSDYNFSFFYQEDDIELPTTTTIKMSGITKDYYTYFEVLSSQSGQGGGGPFQSIPSSLLGNMINTTNETNFPLGYFHISETDTYTIDLVEKN; translated from the coding sequence ATGAAAAAGATATATATACTTTCTGTTTTAATGGTATTACTTTTTGCTAATTGTGAAAAAGTGGTAGATATTAACGTTCCTTCAATTGAACCGAAATTAATTATAGACGCTTCTTTTGATGTTTTATTTGATGAAAGCCCAGTTACCGCAAGTACTATTGTAAGGTTAAGTTTGTCTGCAGATTATTTTGATGAGGAAATACCTAAAGTTACCAATGCAATTGTCTTTGTAACAAACCTATCTAATAATACAGTAATTAATTTTTATGACAACAACTTAGATGGAAATTACAAACCATTATTTTCGTTTATTCCTGAGGATGACGTTCAGTATGAATTAACCGTAATTTATAATAATGAAACTTATAAAGGCAAAGCAACCAAGGTAAAATCAACTCCACTTACAAATGTTGTTCAGGGAGATGAAACCTTATTCTCTGGTGAAGAAACTGAATTAAAAGTAACTTTTAAAGATGAACCTATCGTAGAAAATTACTATTTATTTAATTTTGATAGAAGCTTATTTTTATCAATTGATGATCGTTTTTTTAATGGATCTGATTATAATTTTTCTTTTTTCTATCAAGAAGATGATATAGAATTACCAACCACCACAACCATTAAAATGTCTGGTATTACAAAAGATTATTATACGTATTTCGAAGTTTTAAGCAGTCAAAGTGGTCAAGGTGGCGGTGGCCCTTTTCAATCTATTCCCTCATCTCTTTTAGGAAATATGATTAATACAACGAATGAAACTAATTTCCCTTTAGGCTATTTTCACATTTCAGAAACAGATACTTATACCATAGACTTGGTTGAAAAAAACTAA
- a CDS encoding CAL67264 family membrane protein: MGMNKNTVLGWATMLMLLMGIVLILLGAYRYEDVAGWGFATVGIGFFCIAWVFNALKGRV; the protein is encoded by the coding sequence ATGGGAATGAATAAAAATACAGTGTTAGGATGGGCAACCATGTTAATGCTATTAATGGGGATTGTTCTAATTTTATTAGGAGCTTATAGATATGAAGATGTTGCTGGTTGGGGTTTTGCAACTGTAGGTATTGGTTTCTTTTGTATTGCATGGGTGTTTAATGCCTTAAAAGGAAGAGTATAA